A window of the Diceros bicornis minor isolate mBicDic1 chromosome 12, mDicBic1.mat.cur, whole genome shotgun sequence genome harbors these coding sequences:
- the FBXO48 gene encoding F-box only protein 48 — protein MQKNSKRNNNSRSSDIDLNSVDAEKAKKESQNNFVELLPPEVTFKIFSQLDIRSLCRASMACRSWNYAIRNSDSLWKPHCLTVRAVCQREIDDDQKRGYSWRVILLRNYQKSKVKYEWLSGRYSNICSSVSLPEKIMYPMDADTWGEILEAELER, from the exons ATGCAGAAAAACTCCAAGagaaacaataattcaagaagtTCTGACATAGACTTGAACTCTGTGGATGCTGAGAAGGCAAAAAAAGAGAGTCAAAATAACTTTGTTGAACTGCTGCCTCCAgaagttacttttaaaattttcagtcaGCTGGACATTCGGAGTTTGTGCAGGGCTTCAATGGCATGCAGGAGCTGGAATTACGCAATAAGAAACAGTGACTCTTTATGGAAACCTCATTGCTTGACCGTAAGAGCTGTGTgccaaagagaaatagatgatgatCAAAAAAGGGGTTACTCCTGGAGG GTAATACTACTGAGGAATTACCAGAAGAGTAAAGTGAAATATGAATGGTTAAGTGGCAGATACAGCAACATATGTTCTTCTGTTAGCCTACCAGAAAAAATCATGTACCCGATGGATGCAGATACATGGGGGGAGATTCTAGAAGCAGAAC